In the Pongo abelii isolate AG06213 chromosome 2, NHGRI_mPonAbe1-v2.0_pri, whole genome shotgun sequence genome, cttgtgAAACTTTGGAAGGAAGGCTCTTCTTTGGGGGTTTCTCATCTTCAAAGGCATCTAGGTGACCACACAGAACATGAGGTGAGGGGTGGAAGGAAAGGTGGAGGCAGTGCAGCTTATGGGCAGGGGCATAAAACGGCTCTATGACCTGTCTCCAAACCCCATCTCCATCACCTGTTCACCATCCCCTGTCTGGTCAGCAACCAGCTCTCAGCTTCTTCCCACCTGTGGCTAGTCTATATTCACAGTAAAAACCATCTTCCTTTATCAGCACTTTACTTCTTCTATGACTAGAGAAAATACCACAGGACTCAAATAAAACCTAACTTCCAGATTTTAAATGTCAGCTAACCTCCTGCCAGGAAAGTACAACATCCATTAATTAGCACCCTATTTATTATCTGCCAAAACTAATTGTTTGTCTTAGGGATAATGTACTCCTCTTAAGTAAAATGTTAAGTACATAAACATGTCCAAGTTTTACCACAACATCATTACTATTAATCTACATTTCTGCCAACCTTCAAGACCAAACTGCTCAAAACACATACTGCTCTGAAACCTTTCCAATGTAACCCAAATGGCACTCATATACCAACCACCTCAGCAACTTACAGTTGGAAAAAGACAGCAATAATtcaaaagtattttcttaaaataattatttttttgttaaagggaaataaaaaatgcataagcTGCTGGTTTTAGTCAAATTGGGGTATCTAAAATTATggtttatttacatataataattatattaatagattaattttaataaataatatggcAGGGAAGGATAGTTTtctattttgcaaatatattcacaCAAATTATCTTTAATCTGAAATAAATCTTTTGTCTTTGCATGACTCTGCttcaattaattttagaaaataaaaatactctacCTTTTATTGAGGTTCTAAAAGGGATTGCAATATtaacctaaaatataaaattatttaataattcagTCTTTTCATTGTTTGTCTCGCTGACTCTCTGGATAGGTATTTATATTCCACAAGAATATACTTTTGCATGAGGGAAAAAAGACTCCCCTTCTGATCTAAATGAAATCATgattaaatgttaataaaattcaTATCCAAGGAGCATTTATTTTAATGCTAGATAAATCAATGATTCCgttctttctttaaatgttttataaaaaaggaatttatgcattgccatttttaaacattgtaatggaaaccaaaaaataaggaaatattttgaagtacaaattatttcaaaattaattttttcaaatctgAGAACAGATTGCCTATTCCAAGGCCAGAGGCTGAAGATTTGACAGTTTGAGGAGAGTGCCCCTAAAATCAAGATTTCTGGATCTTACAATGGTAGTCAGCCCTCTAATAATAGGCAAAGATGCTAAACACTTCAATTTCTACTAATCTAAAAAAATGCACGTAGGAGGATACTTCAGAGGCATCACAAACTTTTCTAGTTGGTTGAAAAGCAcagcttttatttctgtttgaagAGAAAAGTAGAGGAGTTAAaagggaaagggggaaaaaggaaacacaaaaacTGAATCAAAAGGATGTTCATAGTATTCAAAAGCATCTAACAATAATCTGATGTCCAACCATGAGATAATTGTTAAGTAACTTATGGCAGAGCCACACAACAAAACATAATTGAGTCATCCTTTAAGACAACGAAAAACGATATATGATGTAACGTTAATCATGCAAAGCTGATTTTACAGTATGCTTTCTGCTAtgtaaaaacagaacagaaggaAACAGACCACTATTTCACAGTGGCTATTTCTGGACGGCAGAAATATGGATGACTTTCTgttctttgctatttttttgGTCCCTAAGCATCTAGAGACTCTTTTCCAGGACTCTCCAAAATCTTGAGTTATCTAATATGCCTAACCAGCCTCCTTGAGTTCAGCGTTCTTTCGGTAGGGCAGGAATTACCACTGTGGTCCGCTTGCCCATCTACTGGGATTTAATAAGAACACTGGAGTAAACCTTCCAGCAGCAACTCGTAGCACTCAGAATAAAATTCCAACCCCTTAGCTTGGTATCCAAGCTCAGGCCCTTGCTCACTTCTCCTATCCAGCCCCTCACTCACTGCGTCCAGCCAACTGGCCAAGTTCATTCCCTCCTAAGAGTGTTTAAACACACTGTTCTCTCTGCCTACAACTCTTTTCCCCAGAATTTCCTACGAATGGCTCAAAATTACACTAAATGCCTCAAAATGCCACCTCCTTACAAAGGCCTTCCTTGACACTGATTCCCATTTAGCTGCCTCTTCCCCAGTCCCATATAAGTTTGAGGGTTTTTCTTTCCATCTATAGAAGCATTTTCTGCTATGTACCCAAATAAGTTTTATCACAGCAGTCTTAGCACAGGGTGATAGCTCTTATCATCATgtgaatccattttttttttttttaacttaactgCTCTACCTACCCCTCCCTCCAGATTAGAATCATGAGAGCAGGTGCCTCATCTATCTTGTTCACTACTATTATCCTACtacctggaacagtgcctgaaAATAGTAAGCGCTCAATAAACAGCTGTTGAAGGAATTAATGGATATCCCTGAAGGTgttaacacagagaagaaatgaaaagaaaccagAGGTGCTTTAGTAACACAAAGGAAATCCTGTGGaagcctgttttcttttctcctatttGTCAAAAGCAGCCAAGTATCACCTTCATTTGCATGTACAGGGGTGCTATTAAAACCTACACTATTACAGTGTTAGAAACTACACTGATAGTCACCAAATTATTGTCATCTGCAGCCCAAACCACACTTGCTAAGTCTATGCTTCCCCACAAAACCACCAAACCACAACAAAGTTTGTAACTCTGCAGATCCTGGAAGCTGCCTTGGGAACTGACTGCTAGCTCCTCTGGCTAGCAGAGTAAACTTGGGTGCATCCTTACCTCCGTTTAGGCTGAATGACACCAGCTAGCCCAACTAATTATCTAACATGGGTAAAGCTAAAGCTCTTGGCTTTATATGCTATCCCATTGAAAACTCACAGCCACCCTGCAAGGCAGTTATTACATTTCATAGAGGAAATTCAGAAGGGCTAAAATATTTGTCCAAAACAATTCACCCAAGTGCATAAAACTAAGAATTGAAGCTCTACCAAGCTGGAACCGAGGTGAAGTGTTGGGCTGGGAAGAATGCAGGTAGCATTTCCATCAGATTAAAACCTTTAATTTTCAATTGCCATATATCCAAATTACATTCTCACTAGAATACCAGCCCCTTTTTGTAACCCCTTGCTAAAATAGCAACCATCCTTTAAATCACAGATCAAACTACTTCAAAGAGCGTTCCCCGATCACGCCAGTCAAACTTGATTAATCCTTTGGAAGCTATAAAGCCTTGTACCTTCTTCCACAATATGTAGCACACTCTGCCTTGAATGTTTTACATGTAAATGTCATGTCAACACTACTCTATGACCCTCCAAGATATGTTTATCTCTCATGTCACCTCATTCATGTACAGCACATAATAGATACTCAAAAGAAGttatttgaatgaatgagtacatgaatgaataaaatggaacTCATAATATTACATACGAGGTAAATCACCTCCTAAGTTTAGGAATTATTGCCATTTCACTATTTCCTAATGGATGATGAACTTATAATCCGTATAGAAACACAATCTAGTGTGATAGCCTTTGCCGGTTACCTAATCTTCTACCCAGTTATTTCAGGAGACCCAGAAATTCCTTCCACAGCCTGcattttacaattatttaaaatatttactagccaggcacagtggctcatgcctgtaatcccaacacttcgggaggccgaggcgaaaggatcacgtgaggtcaggagtttgagaccagcctggccaacatggcgaaaccccatctatactaaaatacaaaaattagccgggcatggtggcaagcacctgtaataccagctactcaggaagctgaggcaggagaatcgcttgaacctgggaggcgggggtcacgccactgcactccagcctcagcgacagagtgagacactgtctcgaaaaaaataaaaaataaatatttatttagcacttagCCCTACCAATCCACGGGCCCcgcatccacagattcaaccaaccacagacgAATATATTtcgggaaaaaaaatacaaattttaaaaatacagcatgACAACTATTTCCATAGCATctacattgtattaagtattattagtgatctagagatgatttaaagtatgtcGGAGGCTGTGCATAGGTTACATGGAAACACTAGGCCATTTGATATAAGGTACTTGAACATCACAGGTTTTAGTATCCGCAGGGCATCTGGGAAGGACCACCTTAGTTTGCTCAAGGAATGTCTGACTTGAGAtttgaagaaacagaagaaatcagCCCTGGCAAAAGCCATGGGGGGTCACTCTAGGCAGAAGGAATATCAAAGGAAAAGGCTCAAGAAATAACTTGGCATATTTGAGCAAGAGAAAGGAGGCCAATAAGGAGGGTATCTGGCAAGGAAACAAGTGGTAAGAGAAACAGGAGAGGTAGCAAGAGCCAAAACATGTAGCATCTTGTAGGCCAGGATAAGACAACTGGATTTTAAGCTAAGAGCAATGGAAAACCAAGGGGAGTTTAAAGCAGGAGCatggcatgatttttttttttttttttaagattatttggGTTGCTAGATGCAGAGCTGGGAGGCCAGTAAAGAGGAAACTGCTGTCACTCAACTGAAAGGTGATCGTGACTTGGACAGGGGCTGTGGTCATGGAAATGAAGAGAAGTGGACAAATTTGAAATAGTCTGAGGCTGAACTGACTGGACTTGCTGACGGACTGGATGTGTGGACCTAAGAAAAAGGTGGGCTTTGCTTTATAAGAAGTATTGAGACTGGAAAAACGGAGGAAAGCATAGATTTAAAGAGGAAAACCATGAGCTCTGCATTGCCCATGACGAATATAAGAAGCCTATCCAATATCCATGAGGGGAAGTCCGGTGGGATCCCACTGTGGAACTCTGGGTGAGACGCAGCTGAAGTTATCATTCGGGAGTCAGTACACCGCATCACTCTACGTCCTGGTCCGTCCGTCTGTCTTCCTGGGACACAAATAACTGCCTTCTCCGCGTTCAACCCTGAACATCTGTATCCTCTGGACAACGGGGAGCGGGAAAAAAGCTACGCAGGAGCTTGGGTCGGGCGAGGTTTGCGGGAAACCGCTCTGTGTGCGGAGGACAAAGGCGCGGGGACAGCGGGAAGGGCCGGCCGCGGCCTGCCGGGCTGCCCCCACGGCGCGGAACGCGCGCAGCAACCTCCACCAGGCCTCCGCGTCTGGACTCCCGCCCTGCCTCTGGGCCTCCTCCGCCCACCGACGGCGTCTCCCGCGAAGCCCGCTGGGCCTCGctctcaccctcctcctcctcctcctcctcctcacgcCGGGCCTTGCTCTTGGCCTTGGATTTCTGGCTGCGCGGTTCGCGTCCCCGCGGCTCCCTGCCGGCCGCGCGTTTCCGAGCCATGTTGCTTGTCCGGGCAAACTCCACTTCGCGAGTGACGCACCCAGCCGCGATGCGCTAGAACACCGGCCCCGCCCCGAGGCGGGCGAGTGTGGCCACGCCCCTTAGTTGGAGGCCTAGTCACGCCCCTAAAGGAAGCTCCACCCCATACCCGTGGCCACTAAAAAACCGCGGGAAGCAGGAAAGAGCACAACAGGTTTCTCTCTATTTCCGGTGTATTGTATCCTCACGTTTCCGGAGATCGGCGTCCCTCTTGTGTTCTCGCGAGAGGCGGGAAAGGGCGCAGGGTTTGAAACATGGCGGACGACGTAGACCAGGTGAGTGTATTTTAAGGAGGTCGCTCGAAGCAGCTTCTTGTACTAGGCCGATTTTTCCAGACTCAGGAAAAATGGCCAGTCGTGCCTCCTCTTTCCAAGTCACCATGGCCTAATCCGCCCCGTCCTTTCCGTAACCACCCCCTCCGAATTTTGCCGCAGGCCCTGAGATCCTTTCCTGTTAGAAGCCCACCTGATCTATTCTCACACTCTtcgcttcatttttttaaagctgtagATTATCCTTGCCTGCCTCACGGAGCTGTTAGGATTCCAATAGAAAGCCAGATAATAAAGTTAGGAGTTGTTATCATTACTGAGCGCAACAATTATTTACTCATTCACCAGATAGAGTGAACATCAGCTTTGTATGGTTAGACACTGTTCTAAGGGCCAGGGACACTGACATCGACATATAAGTGATACTTGCCATTACTTGGAGTTTATATTCGCGAGGAGAACagataaaagtaaatataaatatgtaagacTTACAGGAACTGTGATGTGCTATGGAGGAAACAAGGAACTGGTATGCAGAATAACAGATGGTCCTAGAAGCTTTTTCACCtggtctttttcttcttcaaatatcTTTGGAGATCATGCCACAACTTAAACTTTCTACTGAAATCTGACCTCCTCAGAGAGGACTTCTGCCCAAATAGCACTCCCGCTACTCTGCTTACCCTGCCTCATTTTTCTTCATAGAGTGTTATTTTTTCATATCAATTGTATGCATCTTTGTTTAATGTGTATCTCTCCCCCCTAGAATGTAAGTGCCATAAGAgcagggattttgttttgttcattcttttgtcTTTGGGGTTTAGAACAGTGCTGGAAACACTCAACGAATATTTGAGTGAATGAGTTAGATGATCAGAGGAAGCCTCTTTGAAAAGCCAATATTTAAAGCTACAGGATGAAAAGAGCAGACAGTGGGCATCCCAGACAGAGGCTTAGGTAGCAGTAGGGCTCTGTCATGTGCATATTCTTAcagtattataattatttgtatgCCTCTCCACATTAGAATGAGCTCTTTGAGGGTGGGGATTGTGACTTTTCTATCATTGTAATCTAACAGTTGGTTATCTGATCCTTTAACAAACACCTGTTGAACTGAGGGACATAGGGACCAGTTGAgttaggtaattttttttctctcatcagGCCTTTTGAATCTTCAGAGCCTGTTACGAATTCAGTTACCTTCCTCCACTGGCCTTGTGTACTTACTGAAGAAGCTCTCTTTGAATAATATTTCTAACTCTTAGCGGCTGCAACCATCCCTTCCATGTGGGTGACCCCAAGTCATCCTAGCCCTACCTCTAAAACCAATGTTTCCAGCAGttctttaataatataatattaataggaatcttttcttttccttttcttttctgttcttttcttttttttggatggagtctcactctttcgcccaggctggagtgcagtggcacaatctcagctcactgcaacctctgcctcctgggttcaatcgattctcctgtctcagcctcccaagtagctggaactacaggcgtgtgccgtcacgcccggctaatttttgtatttttagtagagaatggggttttgccatgttggccaggctggtctcaaactcctgacctcaggtgatctgcctttctcagcctcccaaagtgctaggattcaggcatgagccaccacgcctggccaataggAACCATTTCtaagtattaatattttctgctttCCTGGCACTGTTTTAAATGCATTAACTAGTTTAATCCTCATAAGAACCCGGAAAGAAGGTTGTGGATTTCTCAATTACAAATGAAGAATCTAAGAATTACAGATGGCCTGATTTTTAATCTCAGTTCATAAGTGTCAGGTCACAGCCAGGAGTTAAACCCGGACTGCCTGATTCCAAAGCCagtgcttgcttgcttgcttttttttttttttaaagacagagtctcactctgttgcccaagctggagtgcagtggcacgatcttggcttactgcaacttccacctcccaggctcaagcaatcctcccacctcagccttggagtagctgggaccacaggcacatgccaccgtgtcCCGCTAAGCCAGTGCTTTCAACCAGTGTTCTATACTGGCTACTAAATATATTCATCTTACTGGCCAGTTGGCAGCCTAAACTCAACCTGTGCTGAATTCATAATCTTCCCATAAACCTACACCTCTACTTGGCATTCTGACTAGTGTATGGTACGTATTAAGTGAGTGTTTTTCTAATGATTACATAATATTTGAGATAAAGCTAAAGTCCCTGAGACCCTATACCCTGAAATTGGGTCAGGCAGTTTGGATTTTGAGGGAACAAAGTATAGTCATGATTATTTTGCTGTGTAACTCCttctcatgtgtgtgtgttttaacctACATTTATATAGCACATACTATGTGAAAAGCTCTGTTCTAAGCCTTCATGTATATCACTTAAGCCTCACAAAAAAACAGTATTAGGTAGacactattatctccattttacagatgaggagactgaggcagaaaaaggttaaataacttgcccatggtcacacagcatAGCAGTGATTTAAGCACTACTCTAACTCTAGTACTGCATTACTAAGCCTATTTCTTTTATCAGCAACAAACTACCAACACTGTAGAGGAGCCCCTGGATCTTATCAGGCTCAGCTTAGATGAGCGAATTTATGTGAAAATGAGAAATGACCGAGAACTTCGAGGCAGATTACATGTAAGTAAATTTATCAAGTTACCTTGAAATCAGATTCCTTCCTACCTCCACTCCCTTGAAATGTAAAACCTGTCCTGAGTGAAAGGGTATTTTGAAGGAAGAGAGGGTAGTGGAAAGTCACCCATATTTCCATAAGCCAAATAAAGCGGCATGTATTCAcatttttaacattctttcttttaatagaaataCGTTTattatagaacatttttattgccttcatttttctcttctgtttatttgtaaataatatttatttgtcctccattcttaaatgttttttaaatttaaaacacaagtatgtgttttattatgaaaagttAAACAGCACAAAAATATATAGAGTAAAAAGTGAAATCCCATTTCCTCTGCTGGTAATCACTACTAAAAATTGGAttatcttggccaggtgcagtggctcattcctgtaatctcagcactttgggagactggggcaggaggatcacttgaggccaggagttctctgtgttgccagcctgggcaacatagagagaccctgtctctacaaaaaataaaatttaaaaattgggttaccttttctgtatgtttacacatatacactcatatatgtacatatgcacataCTTGCGTTGTGTacaccctgcctctacaaaacgTGGATCTTGCCATACGTGTTTttcagcaccttttttttttcacttaatcttTCTGGGAAATTATTGATCATGAGTgcatttaattttcctttattctttttaatgactaCCTAGGCTTCTGTATATGAtagtgattgatttttttttcatttcttgctacaaatacataaatacttGCAGTAAGcatttttttacatatttctttgtGCTTATCTGCAAAATATCTGTAAAATTGGTCCGTTGAAATAATCCCATTTGTTCATAGAGTACCCTGAAGGTTTTGCCTCTCCTTAATGACTTGTTACTTTCCTAAGTGTGTTGTTTTTAGTCTTGCTACTCTACCCTAAAGTGAttaaaaatagctaacatttattcagcattAATTATAGACCAGGTGCTATTATTCTAAGCATTTTGTGTgtgatatctcatttaatctttataacaacccTATGATAATACATACTAATTATTCCTGCTTTGCAGTGTAGGAAGCTCAGGCTCAGAAAGGTACAGTCACTTGACAGTAAAGggagagccagaatttgaatctAGGTTGTCTGACCTGAGCCCCACTCTTAAGTACTGTGGTTCCACCTTCCACAAAACCTAAAGATAAAGAACCTCTGGGCTTGGAAAGGAAATAGGGACCCAGGGAGACAATCTACAGCTGGCCTTAAAGGAATAGAGACTCCAGGAAAGGAATAGTGGTAGCTTTGGGAATACAAATGGAATTGAGTTTAATTACTTAAGTTTGTGGCTCTTGGAGGCTTCTTCAGTTCCCTGTGTAAACTTGATGGTCTCTATCCTAAATGGCCCcaactttgtttgttttgtgcctCCCAGTTATACATGTTTGCTCTTGTTAGTGTGCCCTGTTTAGCAGTTCCCCACATGGCTGACaagtaacttttattttgatgtgAGCAGGCGAACCATGTAACACGTTGTTAGAAGTAAAATTGAGTTCTGAACAAGGTCCCAGAAAGTGCACCTTTTAGTAAAATGAATGAACTTTGGAGCTTGGATTGAATATCTTAGCTGCAACATTTATTGATTGAGCCCACAGGTACTAAACACATTTAAGTTCTGGATAGGTTAGAAATGGGCAGGGTGTTGCTCTACTTACTTTCTCTCTGCGACATGTGGTCTACCGTGTGCCTTTAGAAGACTGCAATGCCATTATCTTACCAGTAAACAAACGATTTTATCTTCTTTACTGTATTTTTCTTGTCACATTGTTATAGGTGAAATTGAAGGATGTTTACTGATAAATGATGAAGATGAATCTGctgtttttcataattaaatattataaatgatgTGACTGCCTTAGATAACAAGTAGGGTggagactttaaaaataatttcaagtgaTTTGGAGTAAATTTGTTTTTGGCCATATaagcagttttatatttttatcaggtCAATTAAGTAATCATTTGAAATGAATTGTGAAGAAACAGTATATTAGTACAGTAGGATTACTTTTTATTTGCATGTAAAAGCTTGTGATGTAAGTATCAAATGCCTTAGTTGTAATTGAGCAATTTGCATGTTGTTAAGCCTTTATCATTTTtgtaatttgattattaaattttttggtTCTATACCCTCCCACTTTAGGCTTATGATCAACATTTAAATATGATCTTGGGAGATGTGGAAGAAACTGTGACTACTATAGAAATTGATGAAGAAACATATGAAGAGATATATAAAGTAAGTCATACAATTCTATTCATTGCTTTGCAAATATCAGCTGTTCTCTCTCGAACAGCTTAACCCATATTTATGGGAAGCCTGTCATGTTTTGACAACTACTTATGGACTCAGTAGAGCACAGCAATTAAAAGCAAGGGTTCTGGCATCTGACAGACCTGGTTGCCAGTACCGGCTTGACCACTTCCTACTTGGGCTACCTTGGGCAAGGGAATTAAGTTAGCTGACTTCTCACTGGTGAACAGGAATACTACCACTTACCTCATAGGGTTCCCAGATTCAGTGAGATACAATAATGCAAGGTAGCTATGTATAGTAGTGTGTAACAGTAATAGTGGACagtgttctttcattttctgtggATTTGATCTGTTAATACTTAATTTATTAGAAActgaaactgaaaaatttttaaaatatttattcattaaaaaaacctggccaggcgtggtggctcacacctgtaatcctagcactttgggaggccgaggcaggtggatcacctgaggtcaggagttcaagaccagcctgaccaatatggtgaagccctgtctctactaaaaatacaaaaaattagcctggtgtggtggcatatacctataatgccagctacttgggaggctgaggcaggagaactgcttgaaccttggaggcggaggttgcagtgagccgagattgtgccattgcactccagcctggtcaataagagtgaaacgctgtctcaaaaaaaaaggccgggcgcagtggctcatgcctgtaataccagcactttgggaggctgaagcaggtggatcacctgaggtcaggagttcgagaccaccttggccaacatggcaaaaccctgcctctactaaaaatacaaaatattagccggctGTGGCGGCAGGCACcggcaatcccagctactcgggaggctgaggcaagagaatcacttgaacctgggaggtagaggttgcggtaagctgagatcgtgctgctgtactccagcctgggggacagagtgagactctgtctcaaaaaaaaaaaaaaaacctatcacaTGTTACTGTAAGTAACATTTTTATGAACAAtaactattttctaaaacaaaatgtttaatgaGGAAtgtctgttttacatttttgcaaatctctttaatgccCCACTTAATCGATGACAGCTAGAAGATTCTCATATCTTTTTTCTGCGTTAAATCTATCATGAGATGTTGTAATTGAAGCAAATCTGACCACACAGATAGGTAGTTGGAAAGGAAGGAGTTTGTTTTGTGGATGTTCCACCTTTGATACTACACCCAAACTGAACAAGTGGTAGTCAGTCAAAGATTATTTGCCGTCTGGAATCTGAAACGGTAACAGTAAACTTTTCGTACTCTTGTTAGGTGAAAATTCATTAATCTGCCTTGCACTTCAACTGGATCTTTTACTCATGCATGATTTGGTTACATCAGGCACTGGTTCTTTAGAAAATAGTAGTTCACTGAGCTATGCagagtcattttatttatttgttcattgtttaaaaaaaaatcacatttattagTATCACCAATGATCTTGTCagaaaggtcttttttttttttttttttttttaaagacagtctcactgtgtcacccaggctagagtgcaatggcaatctcagctcactgcagcctccaccacccaggttcaagcaattcttgtgcctcagcctcccaagtagctgggattacaggcatgtgccaccacgcccagctaatttttgtgtttttagtaaagactggtttcaccatgttggccaggctggtctcgaactcctggcctcccagagtgctggaattacaggtgtgagccactgtgccaggctgtaGCAGAAAGGTCTTTAAGATTTGGAAAGACAGTTTCTGACCCTGCCAGGACATAGTGGTTAAAATGTGGGCTCAGAGTACAAGACTACATGGATTCAAATCTTGACTCCCTTGCTTACCACCTTTTTAATTGAGCCAGCTCACCTAACCTGTCTGTGGAtatgtttccttgtctgtaaaatggaaataataatgggACCCACTTCATACAACTGTGGAGGATTCATTGAGGGCTACATGAAAAGCCTTCAGATTAGTGACAGGCACGTTATAACTGTTAAAATGTTAGCCTTTATTGGATTTTGTAGTTCTGCTTTATCCtggctttcctcctttctctgacCACACCTGACTCCTTTGCTAGTGTTCTTTCTCCTTCTAAGTGTAAacatttagcatttttttctttttttttaatttttacttcatttatgtatttttgctgGCTTATTTCTCCAAGAAagaatagcattttttaaaatttgcatttttttcccctttaggaATTTCATTTAGTAACTATTGTTTGGtggttgttattgttttcttaacATAGACACAATCATAAGTACTAAAATgcactttttcttaaattttagcaTCTCAAAAATCTGATTGCATCTTACAGGTGATgtgataaaaaaaagaattgtgtcaTAGTTTAATTGGCAAAATTTATCCTTTTTCAGCTCAACTAAGCTTACAAATGATAAATATGATAAAACATGGAATATGTGGCTTTAATATTCTGCTTTATTCATGTAACATTATTAACATAAGAATTTTACCATGAGAGTAGACTCTTCATAAGCATTTTAATTCTCTTGTCTTGAATTCTGCTTGTGACAGAAATGACTCTTCAACTGTGGTGTCTATTACAGAGA is a window encoding:
- the LSM3 gene encoding U6 snRNA-associated Sm-like protein LSm3; its protein translation is MADDVDQQQTTNTVEEPLDLIRLSLDERIYVKMRNDRELRGRLHAYDQHLNMILGDVEETVTTIEIDEETYEEIYKSTKRNIPMLFVRGDGVVLVAPPLRVG